The genomic DNA GATTCATGCTCATCCAAAACGAGAAGATGATTCATATAGTCGACTCCAAATAGCTTGAGATCGAGTTGTAGTTTATTGATTGAACTATCGATATGGCACGTAGCTTGTCTTTCTAATATTATTAGAGTTATAGCACTAAAATGGTAAGAAGCAACTAGTCTTGATTTTGCATTCACTTACATATAGTTGTTGTTTCGCTCTTCCTAAATCTTACATATTGATTGCTTTCCTACTTAGTGGCGCTATTCATCTCATCTTATTACCGCAACTGATACAGGAATCTGTCAAGACGAAGCACCCTCAACTTCACTATGAGTCAAAAATATATATGCTTCTCCAAGGAGGAAGTAAGTCTTTCTTCATGTCCTTTTCATATCTGCGGCTTTCTATCAATGATACTATTTCTTTGATTACTTTGGAATACGTATCAAAAGTGGAGGGGGAGCATTATATGCTATTTTTCAGAAGTATTAACTCACTGACCTCTTCTTTgcctatgttgctcagactcttcaaaaaggTTATCAGGTGTGTGTCAGATCCTTCCAAAGTAGTGCATTTTtaaaggatccgacacgggtgcggcaacatttttaaAGAGTCCATGCAACTTAGTTCTTCGCTAATTATGAGCATGAATGGGCCCTTTTAATTACCTATTTGCGTATTCTCCGGCCTCTTTTACATGATGTCTGTTCAGATTGGAAAATATTTGGTAGAATCAAAGTAGCAATCAATTTGTTCTATATGTTCTGTTTAATCAATGAACTTTTGGGATGGAACGTTATGAATAGAAAATTGATTCCTCATCTCTGTCATTAATTATGAAGCTGGTATTCCCAACCTCAAATGGTTTGGAGTTGAGGGAGAGTACAACGTAATGGTCATTGACCTTCTTGGACCAAGTTTGGAAGACCTCTTCAACTATTGCAATCGGAAGTTTACTTTGAAAACAGTTTTAATGCTTGCGGATCA from Capsicum annuum cultivar UCD-10X-F1 unplaced genomic scaffold, UCD10Xv1.1 ctg53232, whole genome shotgun sequence includes the following:
- the LOC124893033 gene encoding casein kinase 1-like codes for the protein MLLQGGTGIPNLKWFGVEGEYNVMVIDLLGPSLEDLFNYCNRKFTLKTVLMLADQLINRVEYMHSRGFLHRDIKPDNFLMGLGRKANQVIIRRI